In Pedobacter sp. W3I1, one DNA window encodes the following:
- a CDS encoding LytTR family DNA-binding domain-containing protein, whose protein sequence is MNLNCIVVDDEPLALDILQDYISKVPFLTMVKRCENPIEALQIVQGGGIDLVFLDIQMPELTGIQFLKIAGNKCHYILTTAYPQYALESYDLNVSDYLLKPIAFDRFYKAVEKVHNQVKPVEAPASVAQPIVTPAPFSGSSNPVQDYIFVKTEHKIQKIYLHNILFIEGLKDYISIFTKDERVITLQSMKKMEEALPQSQFIRVHKSYIVAVDKIESIERSRITINQKIIPVGDTYRDEFFRVIGNKNI, encoded by the coding sequence ATGAACTTAAACTGTATTGTTGTTGATGATGAGCCTTTAGCGCTTGATATTTTACAGGATTATATTTCGAAAGTACCTTTTTTAACCATGGTTAAAAGGTGCGAAAACCCTATTGAAGCCTTGCAGATTGTTCAGGGTGGAGGGATTGATCTTGTGTTTTTAGATATTCAAATGCCAGAGCTAACCGGAATCCAGTTTTTGAAAATTGCTGGCAATAAATGCCACTACATATTAACTACCGCTTATCCACAATACGCTTTAGAAAGTTACGACCTGAATGTTTCGGATTACCTATTAAAGCCAATTGCATTCGACCGTTTTTATAAAGCGGTAGAAAAAGTACATAATCAGGTAAAACCAGTCGAAGCTCCTGCAAGTGTAGCACAACCTATCGTTACACCTGCGCCATTTTCTGGCTCGTCAAATCCGGTTCAGGATTATATTTTTGTAAAAACTGAGCATAAGATTCAAAAAATCTATTTGCACAATATTTTATTCATTGAAGGTTTAAAAGATTACATTTCTATTTTTACGAAAGATGAGCGTGTAATTACGCTGCAAAGCATGAAGAAGATGGAAGAAGCTTTACCCCAAAGTCAGTTTATCAGGGTACACAAATCTTATATTGTGGCTGTTGATAAAATTGAAAGTATCGAACGTAGCCGCATTACCATTAACCAAAAAATCATCCCGGTTGGCGATACTTACCGTGATGAGTTTTTCAGGGTAATTGGAAATAAGAACATTTAG
- a CDS encoding sensor histidine kinase: MKQSKGPLILHAIFWTIILMLIVGGNIFDTTKHTMKDYFISYVVYGVINISIFYINYIFLIPELIKKRKKYLIYVLAFLLLIAVSVVAKTAIAVLYPDDVLTSVSAKGKRMEIPVHNFVIMVTFLSGFFLICSCIIKFTIDWFASERIQRNLESERREMELQFLKSQLNPHFLFNSLNNIYSLAYQKSDKTADAIMKLSEIMRYMIYESNTPTVALSKEVDYLTSYIELQKIRFKDGAYIELTLNGEIDDQKIVPLMLISFVENAFKHGVVTDPAEPVKINIIANQKILHFSVVNKKNQQNKDAQGGVGLTNVERRLQLVYPDRYKLNVVNSATHYTCELMIDI, from the coding sequence ATGAAACAAAGTAAGGGGCCTTTAATATTACATGCTATTTTTTGGACAATTATCTTAATGCTCATAGTTGGCGGCAACATATTCGACACTACAAAGCATACGATGAAAGACTATTTTATCAGCTACGTTGTGTATGGCGTAATAAATATTTCTATTTTCTATATTAATTATATCTTCTTAATTCCTGAGTTAATAAAAAAGAGAAAAAAATACCTCATATATGTTTTAGCATTCTTATTATTAATTGCCGTATCTGTTGTTGCTAAAACAGCTATAGCGGTATTGTATCCGGACGATGTATTAACTTCGGTTAGTGCGAAGGGAAAGCGAATGGAAATACCTGTTCATAATTTTGTGATCATGGTTACGTTCTTATCGGGTTTTTTCTTAATCTGTAGTTGCATTATTAAATTCACTATCGATTGGTTTGCAAGTGAAAGGATTCAGCGTAATTTAGAAAGTGAACGCCGCGAAATGGAACTTCAATTTTTAAAATCGCAGTTAAACCCCCATTTTCTTTTTAATTCACTTAACAATATCTATTCGCTGGCTTATCAGAAATCAGACAAAACCGCCGATGCCATTATGAAGCTTTCGGAGATTATGCGTTACATGATTTACGAGAGCAATACACCAACCGTAGCGTTAAGTAAGGAGGTAGATTATTTAACCAGTTATATTGAGCTGCAAAAAATAAGGTTTAAAGATGGCGCCTATATCGAGCTTACCTTAAACGGCGAAATTGACGATCAAAAAATTGTTCCGCTAATGTTGATTTCGTTTGTAGAAAATGCATTTAAACATGGCGTGGTAACCGATCCGGCCGAACCTGTAAAAATTAATATCATTGCCAACCAGAAAATTTTGCATTTTAGTGTAGTTAATAAAAAGAACCAACAGAATAAAGATGCACAAGGAGGTGTTGGTTTAACCAATGTGGAACGACGCTTACAATTGGTTTATCCTGATAGATATAAATTAAATGTTGTAAATTCGGCTACCCATTATACCTGTGAACTGATGATTGACATATAA